In Aulosira sp. FACHB-615, the following are encoded in one genomic region:
- a CDS encoding response regulator transcription factor, which yields MPRILVIDDDPAISELVAVNLEMAGYDVSQAEDGIKGQALALQLQPDLIMLDLMLPRVDGFTVCQRLRRDERTAEIPVLMLTALSQTQDKVEGFNAGADDYLTKPFEVEEMLARVRALLRRTDRIPQAAKHSEILNYGPLTLVPERFEAIWFTETVKLTHLEFELLHCLLQRHGQTVSPSEILREVWGYDPDDDIETIRVHIRHLRTKLEPDPRHPRYIKTVYGAGYCLELPSLPASAEGASA from the coding sequence ATGCCGAGGATTCTAGTCATAGACGATGACCCAGCAATTTCCGAGCTTGTTGCCGTCAATTTAGAAATGGCTGGCTATGATGTCAGTCAAGCTGAAGACGGTATCAAAGGTCAAGCTTTAGCTCTCCAGCTACAACCAGACTTGATTATGCTCGATCTCATGCTGCCCAGAGTAGATGGATTTACAGTTTGTCAACGCCTCCGTCGAGATGAACGGACTGCGGAAATTCCCGTGTTGATGCTGACCGCCTTAAGTCAGACTCAAGACAAAGTAGAAGGCTTCAACGCCGGCGCAGACGACTATCTCACCAAACCATTTGAAGTTGAAGAAATGCTGGCGCGGGTAAGAGCTTTATTGCGCCGTACTGACCGCATTCCCCAAGCCGCCAAGCACAGCGAAATTCTCAACTACGGCCCCTTAACCTTGGTTCCTGAAAGGTTTGAGGCGATATGGTTCACTGAGACAGTGAAACTGACCCATTTGGAATTTGAGTTACTCCACTGTTTACTGCAACGCCACGGACAAACAGTTTCTCCTAGCGAAATTCTGCGCGAAGTTTGGGGTTACGATCCTGATGATGACATTGAGACGATTCGAGTTCATATTCGTCATTTAAGAACTAAACTCGAACCCGATCCCCGCCATCCTCGCTACATCAAAACCGTATATGGTGCAGG
- a CDS encoding YheT family hydrolase, translating into MMCYPPYNPAKFLQNGLAMTVYTAFWGKRYWESTVAQPEPPYHKTILMGGQGVPIFTWVAIPDNAHSTIIATYGITGELDQEWSLRLLGRKAYSQGYAVVLFDWRAHGRTADLSPTLTSDGLYEGEDFVRLAAAAAAMGCPSKFWFMGFSLGGQLALWGIKAAGELTQGNENLGIEYSDIGGGAVICPSLDSLRSLTYLTKDRFGRLIEASIVRELKKLAWRIHDAHPGTIDPQAIERTNTIWDFDHELVIERLGFPSVEAYYKASSALQLLPELQKPTLIIYAADDPLFHPDIVPELAAACDQNSALDLLLTRYGGHVGYLSSKECQSQAQDPDPWWAWNRILQWLENQRSS; encoded by the coding sequence ATGATGTGTTACCCGCCCTACAATCCAGCTAAATTTTTACAAAATGGTCTAGCAATGACTGTTTACACGGCGTTTTGGGGAAAACGTTACTGGGAAAGTACAGTTGCTCAACCAGAGCCGCCCTATCATAAAACAATATTGATGGGTGGACAAGGTGTGCCGATTTTTACTTGGGTAGCAATTCCCGACAATGCCCACAGTACAATCATTGCCACCTATGGAATTACGGGCGAGTTAGACCAAGAATGGTCTTTGCGGTTGTTAGGACGCAAAGCATACTCTCAAGGGTATGCTGTGGTGTTATTTGATTGGCGAGCGCACGGTAGAACGGCAGATTTGTCACCGACTTTAACATCTGACGGATTGTATGAGGGTGAAGATTTTGTGCGCTTGGCGGCGGCGGCGGCGGCGATGGGATGTCCCAGCAAATTTTGGTTTATGGGGTTTTCTTTGGGGGGACAATTAGCCCTGTGGGGAATTAAAGCAGCTGGGGAATTAACCCAGGGTAATGAAAATTTGGGTATCGAATATAGCGATATTGGTGGTGGCGCAGTGATTTGTCCGAGTTTGGATTCGTTGCGATCGCTCACCTACCTCACCAAAGACCGCTTTGGTAGACTCATAGAAGCTAGTATTGTGCGTGAATTAAAAAAACTCGCTTGGCGAATTCATGATGCTCATCCTGGAACTATTGACCCTCAAGCCATAGAAAGAACAAACACCATTTGGGATTTTGACCACGAACTAGTAATTGAAAGGCTGGGCTTTCCCAGTGTAGAGGCATACTACAAAGCCAGCAGCGCCCTCCAATTGTTACCAGAACTCCAGAAACCAACTTTAATTATCTACGCTGCGGATGATCCTTTATTTCATCCAGATATCGTCCCTGAATTAGCAGCAGCCTGTGACCAAAATTCCGCCCTAGATTTGCTACTCACCCGTTATGGGGGTCATGTCGGCTATCTAAGTAGCAAAGAGTGTCAGTCCCAAGCCCAAGACCCTGACCCTTGGTGGGCTTGGAATCGAATTTTGCAATGGCTGGAAAATCAACGGTCATCCTAA
- a CDS encoding alkaline phosphatase PhoX, which produces MAFSRRKFLTLAGASAAGATVLSPLEAFYAKAAMGQMVRGIGYGPLEPRLPLNSSDLANTVAGDLRGETILALPPGFNYRVLSVTGQTMSDRSIVPAGHDGMAAFPGPRNTTILVRNHELGTSSPNPVVGGTRYSTGAQGGTTTLIVGPNRELIKDFASLAGTIRNCAGGPTPWRSWISCEETFSTSTNITSSGAVEVRNHGYNFEVVADENSGLVNPVPLIEMGRFSHEAIAVDPRTGDVYETEDQGDSCFYRFVPNVRPRRPGDLAKGGTLYALKIKNQPGVNNFAVNTSNNPNLGGQIGRIPVGQAFPVEWVKVDNPNPSSESNRRGVRFQAQDKGAAIFFRGEGAWYAKGLIYFTATQGGPPAFDSTRGNGQVWVYDIARQEITLLVEAAPTGELLDEPDNITVAPFGDLFLCEDGGGEQYVVGVSQKGELYQFAKNILFANNPDSAIRDRFADNEFAGACFDPAGRTLFVNIQTPGLTFAIWGDWTRRFSSGR; this is translated from the coding sequence ATGGCATTTTCAAGACGTAAGTTTTTAACTTTAGCTGGTGCAAGCGCCGCAGGTGCTACTGTGCTTTCTCCTTTAGAAGCGTTTTATGCTAAGGCTGCTATGGGGCAAATGGTCAGGGGAATCGGCTATGGTCCGTTAGAACCGAGATTACCCCTGAACTCATCAGATTTGGCCAATACAGTTGCGGGTGATTTAAGAGGAGAGACGATCCTTGCACTTCCCCCAGGATTCAACTATCGTGTTCTATCAGTTACTGGTCAGACAATGAGCGATCGCTCCATAGTACCTGCTGGTCATGATGGTATGGCTGCATTTCCTGGGCCTCGCAACACCACAATTCTGGTGCGGAACCATGAATTAGGTACTTCTTCCCCAAATCCGGTTGTTGGTGGAACCAGATATTCCACAGGCGCACAAGGTGGAACCACCACATTAATAGTTGGCCCTAACCGTGAACTGATCAAAGATTTTGCTTCTCTGGCTGGAACTATTCGTAACTGTGCTGGTGGCCCCACACCTTGGCGTAGTTGGATTAGTTGTGAAGAAACCTTCTCTACCAGTACTAACATCACCAGTTCCGGTGCGGTAGAAGTCAGAAACCACGGTTACAACTTTGAAGTTGTAGCTGATGAAAATAGCGGTTTGGTCAATCCTGTTCCCTTAATCGAAATGGGACGCTTTAGCCATGAAGCTATAGCTGTAGACCCCAGAACTGGTGATGTTTACGAAACAGAAGACCAAGGTGATAGCTGCTTTTATCGGTTTGTACCGAATGTCAGACCCAGAAGACCTGGTGACTTAGCTAAAGGTGGTACTCTTTACGCTTTGAAAATCAAAAACCAACCAGGTGTGAATAACTTTGCGGTGAATACCAGCAATAATCCGAATTTGGGTGGTCAAATAGGTCGCATTCCCGTTGGTCAAGCCTTTCCAGTGGAATGGGTGAAGGTGGATAATCCTAACCCCAGTTCAGAAAGTAATCGTCGTGGAGTCCGCTTTCAAGCACAAGACAAGGGAGCAGCTATTTTCTTCCGGGGTGAAGGTGCTTGGTATGCTAAGGGATTAATTTACTTTACTGCTACTCAAGGCGGCCCTCCCGCTTTTGACTCCACCAGAGGTAATGGTCAAGTTTGGGTATATGACATTGCTCGACAAGAAATCACTCTCTTAGTTGAAGCAGCTCCTACTGGTGAACTTCTTGATGAGCCAGATAACATTACTGTTGCGCCTTTTGGAGACCTCTTCCTTTGCGAAGATGGTGGCGGAGAACAATATGTTGTCGGTGTGAGCCAAAAAGGTGAACTGTATCAATTTGCGAAAAATATTCTGTTTGCCAATAACCCTGATTCTGCAATTAGAGATCGCTTCGCCGACAATGAATTTGCTGGTGCTTGCTTTGATCCTGCGGGAAGAACTTTGTTTGTAAATATTCAAACTCCTGGTTTGACATTTGCAATTTGGGGTGATTGGACTCGTCGCTTTAGTAGTGGACGGTAG
- a CDS encoding MASE1 domain-containing protein, whose amino-acid sequence MQRLSQFVRVSAKHRRLLILSLGLLALVAAHGMAQIYRIQPGVSLWFPPSGVAIALSFWFGLDGIILTGIASFLMAPVWGLYGWERFIGVIDIVEPLVAWLLYRRFWQGSLTFHNLKDAAIFTLTVPLFASSSLAVFGSLGWVAIGKMSAAQLTNSITHWWLGNAIGIMCFTPTILLVLTPYLQSKGWLSHDPQSNAICPTFRMRTCRPLLLEVTTILFLCISIASVTVSEVSTNTNTEFRFQQLSFLSFIPVMWAATRFGVSTGMLVSTFSILITLFSYLVIYPNAILLPSFPVQPEVLHVHKLSLLVQSIVTLLVGVAITERAKIQVELAIEKFRIGEYQERAELSDKLIKLNDSLRETNICLEDSNREKDKLLKAEKDLRNRLSNILESMTDAFIAVNQDWQITYANQQAAKIKGTTPETMLAQNYWQQWPGMQGTEFEQKYLRAIAQLIPVHFEALYPPQNMWLEIHAYPFEDGLGIFFRDITARKQAEVERENLLYSEQSARSEAEKANKIKDEFIAVLSHELRTPLNPILGWVTLLRRRKYDDEKLTHGLETIERNAKLQIQLIEDLLDVSRIQQRKIILNLQPINLIDILHASIDTVYLAVEAKGMQIQKMICVDTAWVKGDAERLQQIVCNLLSNAIKFTPMTGAKVEIILERVDTFAQIQIQDNGKGISPEFLPFVFDYFRQADGTITRQFGGLGLGLAIVRHLTELHGGTVKVESPGEGMGATFTVRLPLMLDFMPKNKPVSTIDEAVNLAGLHILVVDDDLDTGKFLTVILEQFGAKVTAIASGSQALEFLASNTADLLLSDIGMPGIDGYTLIRLIRALPPEQGGKIPAIALTAYAGEINQKQALAAGFHIHLVKPVEQKQLIGAIGQVLVNL is encoded by the coding sequence ATGCAGCGTTTGTCGCAATTTGTTAGGGTGAGTGCCAAACATCGACGGCTTTTGATTTTATCACTGGGATTATTAGCTTTGGTTGCGGCTCATGGAATGGCGCAGATTTACCGTATTCAGCCAGGGGTTTCTTTGTGGTTTCCGCCATCTGGGGTAGCGATCGCACTAAGTTTTTGGTTTGGCCTTGATGGTATTATCCTCACAGGTATTGCATCTTTTCTCATGGCTCCTGTTTGGGGATTGTATGGTTGGGAGCGATTTATTGGCGTTATCGATATTGTTGAACCCCTGGTTGCTTGGTTACTCTACCGTCGTTTTTGGCAGGGTTCTCTGACGTTTCATAACCTCAAAGATGCTGCTATTTTTACCTTAACTGTACCTTTGTTTGCCAGCAGTAGTTTAGCTGTGTTTGGTAGTTTAGGTTGGGTGGCTATAGGCAAAATGTCGGCTGCTCAACTCACTAACAGTATTACTCACTGGTGGTTAGGCAATGCGATCGGTATTATGTGTTTTACCCCTACAATCTTGTTAGTATTAACGCCTTATCTGCAATCTAAGGGTTGGTTATCTCATGATCCGCAATCAAATGCTATCTGCCCAACTTTTAGAATGCGAACTTGTCGCCCTTTATTATTAGAAGTTACTACTATTTTATTTTTGTGTATTAGTATTGCTTCGGTAACTGTATCAGAAGTTTCTACAAATACTAACACCGAGTTTAGATTTCAACAGTTATCTTTTTTGAGCTTTATTCCTGTAATGTGGGCGGCTACACGCTTTGGAGTTTCTACAGGGATGCTGGTTTCAACATTTTCTATTTTAATCACACTTTTCTCTTATTTGGTAATCTATCCTAACGCTATTTTATTGCCGAGTTTTCCTGTACAGCCAGAAGTTTTGCATGTGCATAAATTAAGTTTGTTAGTCCAATCAATTGTGACTTTATTGGTTGGTGTGGCAATTACCGAAAGAGCTAAAATTCAAGTAGAACTAGCTATTGAAAAATTTAGAATTGGCGAATATCAAGAACGGGCTGAACTGTCGGATAAATTAATTAAATTAAATGATTCATTAAGAGAAACAAATATTTGTTTAGAAGATTCAAACCGAGAGAAAGATAAATTGTTAAAAGCCGAAAAAGATTTGCGAAATCGCTTGAGTAATATTTTAGAAAGCATGACAGATGCTTTTATTGCAGTTAATCAAGATTGGCAAATAACTTATGCCAACCAACAAGCAGCTAAAATCAAAGGTACAACCCCAGAAACCATGCTGGCGCAAAATTATTGGCAGCAATGGCCAGGAATGCAAGGTACAGAATTTGAGCAAAAATATTTGCGGGCGATCGCACAATTAATTCCTGTACATTTTGAAGCATTATATCCGCCGCAAAATATGTGGCTAGAAATTCATGCTTATCCTTTTGAAGACGGCTTAGGGATATTTTTTCGGGATATTACTGCGCGGAAACAGGCAGAAGTTGAGCGAGAAAATCTCTTATATAGTGAACAATCGGCGCGGAGTGAAGCGGAAAAGGCGAATAAAATTAAGGATGAGTTTATTGCTGTACTTTCCCATGAATTAAGAACTCCTTTGAATCCGATTTTGGGTTGGGTAACACTACTCAGAAGACGCAAATATGATGATGAGAAACTCACACATGGCTTAGAAACCATTGAGCGAAATGCTAAATTACAAATCCAACTCATTGAAGATTTATTGGATGTTTCGCGGATTCAACAGAGAAAAATAATTTTAAATCTTCAACCTATCAATTTAATTGATATTCTGCACGCATCTATCGATACTGTATATCTGGCTGTGGAAGCTAAAGGGATGCAAATTCAGAAAATGATTTGTGTGGATACAGCATGGGTAAAAGGAGATGCTGAACGCCTGCAACAAATAGTTTGTAATTTGCTTTCCAATGCGATTAAATTTACTCCCATGACTGGGGCTAAAGTGGAAATTATTTTAGAAAGAGTTGATACCTTTGCCCAAATTCAAATTCAAGATAATGGTAAAGGTATTAGTCCAGAGTTTCTGCCATTCGTATTTGATTATTTTCGGCAAGCTGATGGCACAATTACTCGTCAATTTGGTGGCTTAGGATTAGGATTGGCAATTGTGCGCCATCTCACAGAACTGCATGGGGGTACGGTAAAAGTAGAAAGTCCAGGGGAAGGAATGGGGGCAACATTCACGGTGAGATTGCCATTAATGCTGGATTTTATGCCAAAAAATAAACCTGTTTCAACAATAGATGAGGCAGTAAATTTAGCCGGTTTACATATTTTGGTAGTAGACGATGATTTAGATACAGGCAAGTTTTTGACTGTGATATTAGAACAATTTGGTGCTAAAGTCACAGCGATCGCATCTGGTAGCCAAGCCTTAGAATTTTTAGCCAGCAACACGGCAGACTTACTGTTAAGTGATATCGGAATGCCGGGAATAGATGGTTATACCCTCATCCGTTTGATTCGCGCCTTACCACCAGAACAAGGCGGGAAAATACCGGCGATCGCTCTGACAGCTTATGCTGGAGAAATCAACCAAAAACAAGCACTAGCCGCAGGTTTTCACATCCATTTAGTTAAACCTGTCGAACAAAAACAATTAATAGGTGCGATCGGGCAAGTTTTGGTTAATTTATAG
- a CDS encoding Crp/Fnr family transcriptional regulator has translation MGDRYSLQEEPFHPWIRTAPFFQGLPESVVEPALIHLVTRTHPANQVILLENDWGGSVYFIFEGWVKIRTYNLEGKEVTLNILGKGELFGEMAALDEVPRSTDVITLTATVIGSLPAQDFVKLLQIEPLAGVRLSKLMARRLRQVNRRLRLRESDSQSRVADTLLFLAEGQGKRAQTGTEIPNLPHRELSSLSGLARETVTRVLTRLEKKGLIQRDQETICIPDVSALERLIV, from the coding sequence ATGGGAGACAGATATAGCTTGCAAGAAGAACCTTTTCACCCGTGGATCAGAACGGCTCCCTTTTTTCAAGGGTTGCCCGAATCTGTTGTCGAACCAGCCCTTATCCATCTTGTGACACGGACACACCCAGCAAATCAAGTGATTTTGTTGGAAAATGACTGGGGTGGTTCTGTATATTTTATCTTTGAAGGTTGGGTAAAAATTCGTACCTATAATTTGGAAGGTAAAGAAGTAACCCTCAATATTTTAGGTAAGGGCGAATTATTTGGTGAAATGGCGGCTTTAGATGAAGTACCTCGTTCGACCGATGTCATTACCCTCACCGCCACAGTCATTGGTAGTTTGCCTGCTCAAGATTTTGTCAAGTTACTCCAAATTGAACCCTTGGCAGGTGTAAGATTATCCAAGTTGATGGCTAGGCGTTTACGCCAAGTCAACCGTCGTTTGCGGCTGAGAGAATCTGACAGTCAATCGCGGGTGGCTGATACTTTGTTATTCTTAGCTGAAGGTCAGGGAAAACGAGCGCAAACAGGAACAGAAATTCCAAATCTGCCTCATCGAGAATTAAGTAGTTTAAGTGGGTTGGCAAGAGAAACAGTGACAAGAGTCTTAACTAGGTTAGAAAAGAAAGGGCTAATTCAACGGGATCAAGAAACTATTTGTATTCCTGATGTGTCAGCCCTGGAAAGATTGATTGTATAA
- a CDS encoding DUF2232 domain-containing protein, which translates to MSIVDSLPDEPEESLSSASLPPTQEELPQNQSQLQPPQLKAAAPLRMVETAFLASTASLIWFINFYFPLGPVLRIFFPVPIALVYLRWGHRAAWMAAVTSGLLLSVLMGPVRSLLFVMPFALMGVLLGATWHRRVPWIVSITLATLLGTLGFFFRMWLLSILSGEDLWIYLINQVTEISEWIFLKLGLLNTPSVFLIQVGALALVVINNFIYLFVVHLAAWLLLDRLGNPIPRPPRWVQVMMDYEG; encoded by the coding sequence ATGAGTATTGTAGATTCTCTGCCCGATGAGCCAGAGGAAAGCCTATCTTCTGCGTCTTTACCACCTACTCAAGAGGAGTTACCCCAAAACCAAAGTCAGTTACAACCTCCCCAACTCAAAGCCGCAGCACCTTTACGGATGGTAGAAACGGCATTTTTAGCCAGTACTGCCAGTTTAATTTGGTTTATTAATTTTTATTTTCCTTTGGGGCCAGTATTACGGATTTTCTTTCCTGTGCCGATCGCTCTAGTTTACCTACGTTGGGGACACAGAGCAGCATGGATGGCTGCTGTTACCTCTGGCTTGTTGTTATCGGTACTGATGGGGCCTGTTCGTAGTCTATTATTTGTGATGCCTTTTGCTCTTATGGGTGTACTCTTAGGCGCAACTTGGCATCGTCGGGTTCCTTGGATTGTGTCGATTACTTTAGCTACGTTATTAGGTACTTTGGGCTTCTTTTTTCGGATGTGGTTGCTGTCTATCTTGTCCGGGGAAGATTTATGGATTTATTTAATTAATCAAGTTACAGAAATCTCTGAGTGGATATTTCTCAAACTCGGATTGTTAAACACTCCCAGCGTATTTTTGATTCAAGTCGGGGCTTTGGCTTTGGTGGTTATTAATAACTTTATTTATTTATTTGTTGTACATCTAGCGGCATGGCTACTACTAGATCGTTTAGGCAATCCTATTCCCCGTCCGCCACGCTGGGTACAAGTCATGATGGATTATGAAGGGTAG
- the cobT gene encoding nicotinate mononucleotide-dependent phosphoribosyltransferase CobT, whose translation MIRIYTQIEQGKAWIAKYGGCLPVFACVLGFTETALIPGISAAGRTPADRKYTACADAEFLYYGAEYQPQYPLPPLTAGASPVLISRAVVEGLKIPVRLFNGGLPLFPAVPAIDLGGAPARCLSTGKAMELATVKHLLEQGLIWGDRLAAEAPQSYVILSECVVGGTTTALAVLTALGIDATGKVNSSHPICNHQQKWQVVQSGLQHIPDDANPLQIVAAVGDPMQVVLAGMAIAASRRCGVILAGGTQMLAVYALTTAISQAHNLFWQPTEVIVGTTRWVAEDPTGKTVDLALSLDKSRKHPGIVPPLISTQLSFANSRYPQLQAYEQGFVKEGVGAGAACIAAYLYQNWQQSQLLAAIEDQFQRLNKEC comes from the coding sequence ATGATTCGTATTTATACTCAAATAGAACAAGGTAAAGCCTGGATTGCTAAATATGGTGGTTGTTTACCTGTGTTTGCCTGTGTTTTAGGTTTTACAGAAACTGCTTTAATTCCGGGAATTTCGGCGGCTGGACGCACACCAGCAGACCGCAAGTATACGGCTTGTGCAGATGCGGAATTTTTATATTATGGTGCTGAATATCAACCGCAGTATCCTTTACCACCACTGACGGCGGGCGCATCGCCTGTGTTAATTTCGCGTGCTGTGGTGGAAGGACTCAAAATACCTGTGCGTTTATTTAATGGGGGATTACCTTTGTTTCCGGCTGTACCAGCAATTGATTTGGGTGGTGCGCCTGCGAGGTGTTTAAGTACAGGTAAGGCGATGGAATTAGCCACAGTCAAACACTTGCTAGAACAAGGGCTGATTTGGGGCGATCGCTTGGCGGCTGAAGCTCCGCAAAGTTACGTCATTTTGAGTGAATGTGTGGTTGGCGGAACGACAACTGCTTTAGCTGTACTCACGGCTTTAGGTATAGATGCAACGGGTAAAGTTAACAGTAGTCACCCCATTTGTAACCATCAACAAAAATGGCAAGTTGTTCAATCTGGCTTACAACACATTCCTGATGATGCTAATCCGCTACAAATTGTCGCAGCCGTGGGTGATCCAATGCAAGTGGTGTTGGCAGGAATGGCGATCGCCGCTAGTCGTCGTTGTGGAGTTATCCTAGCAGGCGGGACACAAATGTTGGCAGTTTACGCTTTAACTACAGCAATTTCCCAAGCACATAACTTATTTTGGCAACCGACTGAAGTAATTGTCGGTACAACTCGCTGGGTAGCCGAAGACCCCACCGGCAAAACTGTGGATTTAGCCCTCAGCTTGGATAAAAGCCGCAAACACCCAGGTATAGTCCCGCCACTAATATCAACACAGCTAAGTTTTGCCAATTCTCGTTATCCACAACTCCAAGCTTATGAACAGGGTTTTGTTAAAGAAGGCGTAGGCGCTGGAGCAGCCTGCATAGCAGCTTATCTCTACCAAAATTGGCAACAATCTCAACTTTTAGCAGCTATAGAAGACCAATTCCAACGACTGAATAAAGAGTGCTGA
- a CDS encoding DUF1338 domain-containing protein: MNPELASYLWEALWQEYKARVNYAQIYQNMITNAGGTVANDHIAFRSLRLLVDTPQGKINLGINHLGQIATALGYEVAGEYTFTATHLYARHYQHPQAAEFDLPKLFISELIVDELPENIAQLIYQTASKIPHPKLSSLTPSFSDEKQLKQIFSRPWQVPRRSVVEEVNKITQYGAWVLLHGYAVNHFTGYINRQNTPAYPDIDTTADALVKLGVPMKAEIEGDVTCGLRQTATHAVSEMVIVLDDNSQAEIQIPWTYAYYEIAQRYIVESEPGKPKLFQAFLGKNAQHLFEMTSTTRQK; the protein is encoded by the coding sequence ATGAACCCCGAACTCGCATCTTATCTCTGGGAAGCACTTTGGCAAGAATATAAAGCCAGAGTCAATTATGCCCAAATCTACCAAAATATGATTACAAACGCGGGGGGAACCGTCGCTAACGACCATATTGCTTTTCGGTCTTTGCGGTTGCTAGTCGATACTCCCCAAGGAAAGATTAACTTAGGTATCAACCACTTAGGACAAATAGCCACAGCATTGGGTTACGAAGTTGCAGGTGAATATACATTTACCGCCACCCATCTTTATGCGCGTCACTATCAGCATCCCCAAGCAGCAGAATTTGACTTACCCAAACTTTTTATTAGTGAATTAATTGTTGATGAATTACCAGAAAATATTGCCCAACTGATTTATCAAACAGCCTCAAAAATTCCTCATCCAAAACTTTCTTCCTTGACACCAAGTTTCTCAGATGAAAAACAATTAAAACAAATCTTTTCTCGTCCTTGGCAAGTTCCCCGACGTTCTGTTGTGGAGGAAGTGAATAAAATCACTCAATATGGTGCTTGGGTATTGTTGCATGGTTACGCCGTTAACCACTTTACAGGATATATTAACCGCCAAAATACCCCTGCATATCCTGATATAGATACTACTGCTGACGCTTTGGTGAAATTAGGTGTCCCGATGAAAGCCGAAATTGAAGGTGATGTAACTTGTGGTTTGCGCCAAACTGCAACTCACGCCGTCTCAGAAATGGTGATAGTCTTAGATGACAACAGTCAAGCAGAAATCCAAATACCTTGGACTTACGCTTATTATGAAATTGCCCAGCGTTACATAGTAGAGTCAGAACCGGGAAAGCCAAAACTGTTTCAGGCTTTTTTAGGCAAAAACGCTCAACATTTGTTTGAAATGACTAGTACAACAAGGCAAAAGTAA
- a CDS encoding acetyl ornithine aminotransferase family protein, translated as MLSISINQPLPTVPRLVTALPGTRAKAIVERDRAVTSPSYTRDYPLVVARGQGCMVEDVDGNVFLDMTAGIAVTATGHAHPEVVQAIQEQSACLLHMSGTDFYYEPMVELAEKLAFRAPFPEGAKVFFTNSGAESNEGAIKLARYYTKRSLIVAFLGAFHGRTYGAMSLTGSKTVQRANFGALVPGVTHIPYGTHASLDYLETQLFNTMLPPQEVAAIFVEPIQGEGGYIVPEDGFLQRIRDICDRYGILMVVDEVQSGMGRTGRLFAIEHWGVMPDIITTAKGLASGLPLGAILARPELMTWPPGSHATTFGGNPVACAAALATLRLLESGLISNATQMGELLQAGLTQLHQRFSKMSLPRGKGLMVAVDLVDAAGNYDSKLRDRIIQEAFLRGLLLLGCGKAAIRFCPPLIIDSHQIQTALDILSDILKSAEC; from the coding sequence ATGTTAAGTATCTCTATTAATCAACCTTTACCCACTGTGCCGCGTTTGGTGACAGCTTTACCAGGAACTCGTGCTAAAGCAATTGTAGAACGCGATCGCGCCGTAACTTCCCCATCTTATACCCGCGACTATCCCTTAGTGGTGGCTCGCGGTCAAGGCTGTATGGTAGAAGACGTGGACGGCAATGTATTTTTAGATATGACGGCTGGTATTGCTGTTACTGCTACCGGACACGCCCACCCAGAAGTTGTGCAAGCTATTCAAGAACAGTCGGCTTGTTTGCTGCACATGTCAGGGACGGATTTTTATTACGAACCAATGGTGGAATTGGCGGAAAAATTAGCTTTTCGCGCCCCCTTCCCAGAAGGTGCAAAGGTATTTTTTACCAATTCTGGGGCGGAGTCAAATGAAGGCGCAATTAAACTAGCTCGATATTACACCAAGCGATCGCTCATCGTTGCCTTTTTGGGTGCATTTCATGGACGTACCTACGGCGCAATGTCTTTGACTGGTTCTAAAACAGTGCAACGGGCTAACTTTGGGGCGTTAGTTCCGGGAGTCACTCACATTCCTTACGGCACACACGCCAGTTTAGATTATTTAGAAACCCAGTTATTTAATACCATGTTGCCGCCCCAGGAAGTTGCAGCGATTTTTGTTGAGCCAATTCAAGGCGAAGGCGGTTATATTGTCCCTGAAGATGGATTTTTGCAAAGAATCCGAGATATCTGCGATCGCTACGGCATATTAATGGTAGTAGATGAAGTGCAATCAGGGATGGGGCGTACAGGCCGCTTGTTTGCTATTGAACATTGGGGTGTAATGCCCGATATTATCACCACCGCTAAAGGTCTTGCCAGTGGTTTACCCCTCGGCGCAATTCTCGCTAGACCAGAATTAATGACATGGCCGCCTGGTTCCCACGCTACCACATTCGGCGGCAACCCTGTAGCTTGTGCGGCGGCTTTAGCAACATTGAGACTGTTAGAAAGTGGCTTAATCAGCAACGCTACCCAAATGGGAGAACTATTACAAGCTGGCTTAACCCAGTTACATCAAAGATTTTCCAAAATGTCCTTACCCAGAGGCAAAGGTTTGATGGTAGCAGTGGATTTAGTCGATGCAGCTGGTAACTATGATAGTAAACTACGCGATCGCATCATCCAAGAAGCCTTTTTACGCGGTTTATTATTACTTGGTTGTGGTAAAGCCGCCATTCGTTTTTGTCCACCCTTAATTATTGACAGCCACCAAATCCAAACCGCTCTCGATATTCTCTCAGATATTCTTAAGAGTGCTGAGTGCTGA